One window of Arvicola amphibius chromosome 6, mArvAmp1.2, whole genome shotgun sequence genomic DNA carries:
- the Slc34a1 gene encoding sodium-dependent phosphate transport protein 2A: MMSYGDRVGGPAVSPLPVRGRHVVHGTAFAYVPSPQVLHRIPGTSTYAFSSLSPVTLTEHSCPYGEVLECHDPLPAKLAQEEEQKPEPRLPQKLRQAGTKILKVPLMLGFLYLFVCSLDVLSSAFQLAGGKVAGDIFKDNAILSNPVAGLVVGILVTVLVQSSSTSTSIIVSMVSSGLLEVSSAIPIIMGSNIGTSVTNTIVALMQAGDRTDFRRAFAGATVHDCFNWLSVLVLLPLEAATGYLHHVTGLVVASFNIRGGRDAPDLLKVITEPFTKLIIQLDKSVITSIAVGDESLRNHSLIRIWCHPDPPEASTSMSRIEANISFANATVGKCNHLFVDTGLPDLAVGLILLAGSLVVLCSCLILLVKMLNSLLKGQVANIIQKVINTDFPSPFTWVTGYFAMIVGASMTFVVQSSSVFTSAITPLIGLGVISIERAYPLTLGSNIGTTTTAILAALASPKEKLSSSFQIALCHFFFNISGILLWYPLPCTRLPIRMAKALGKRTAKYRWFAVLYLLVCFLLLPSLVFGISMAGWQAMVGVGAPFGALLAFVVLINVLQNRSPGHLPKWLQTWDFLPRWMHSLQPLDGLITRVTLCYARPEPRSPQLPPRVFLEELPPATPSPRLALPAHHNATRL; encoded by the exons ATGATGTCCTATGGGGACAGAGTGGGGGGACCGGCTGTCTCCCCACTTCCAGTCCGTGGGAGACACGTGGTGCATGGGACGGCCTTTGCTTATGTGCCCAGCCCACAAG TCCTTCACAGGATTCCAGGGACATCCACCTATGCATTCTCCAGTCTAAGCCCAGTGACCCTCACAGAGCACAGTTGTCCCTATGGGGAGGTTCTGGAATGCCATGACCCACTACCTGCCAAGCTGGcccaggaagaggagcagaagccag AGCCCAGGCTGCCCCAGAAGTTGCGCCAGGCTGGCACAAAGATCCTCAAGGTCCCGCTGATGCTGGGCTTCCTGTACCTCTTTGTCTGCTCCCTGGACGTGCTCAGCTCCGCCTTCCAGCTAGCCGGAG GGAAGGTGGCTGGTGATATCTTCAAGGACAACGCCATCCTGTCCAACCCAGTGGCAGGGCTGGTGGTGGGGATTCTGGTGACGGTCCTGGTGCAGAGCTCCAGCACCTCGACATCCATCATCGTCAGCATGGTCTCCTCTGGCT TGTTGGAGGTGAGCTCTGCCATTCCGATCATCATGGGCTCCAACATTGGAACCTCGGTCACCAACACCATTGTGGCTCTAATGCAGGCAGGGGACAGGACTGACTTCCGGCG GGCTTTTGCAGGGGCCACAGTGCATGACTGCTTTAACTGGCTGTCTGTTTTGGTCCTGCTGCCGCTGGAGGCTGCCACGGGCTACCTGCACCATGTCACTGGGCTCGTGGTTGCCTCCTTCAACATCCGTGGTGGCCGAGATGCCCCTGACCTTCTCAAGGTCATCACAGAACCCTTCACAAAGCTCATTATCCAG CTGGACAAGTCTGTCATCACCAGCATTGCCGTGGGGGATGAGTCCCTGAGGAATCACAGTCTCATCCGGATTTGGTGCCACCCAGACCCACCAGAG GCTTCCACTTCTATGTCCAGGATAGAGGCCAACATCAGCTTTGCAAATGCCACCGTGGGGAAAT GCAACCATCTCTTCGTGGACACTGGGCTGCCGGACTTGGCCGTGGGGCTCATCCTGTTGGCTGGCTCTCTGGTGGTTCTGTGCAGCTGTCTCATTCTCCTTGTCAAGATGCTCAACTCTCTGCTCAAGGGCCAAGTGGCCAACATCATCCAGAAGGTCATCAATACGG actttccctcccccttcacctGGGTCACGGGCTACTTTGCCATGATTGTGGGTGCCAGCATGACCTTTGTTGTCCAGAGCAGTTCTGTGTTCACCTCAGCCATCACTCCACTCATCG gcCTGGGTGTGATCAGTATTGAGCGCGCCTACCCTCTCACCCTGGGCTCCAACATTGGCACTACCACAACGGCCATCCTGGCAGCGCTGGCCAGCCCCAAGGAGAAGCTATCCAGCTCCTTTCAG ATCGCCCTCTGTCACTTCTTCTTCAACATCTCGGGCATCTTGCTGTGGTACCCACTGCCCTGCACACGCCTGCCCATCCGCATGGCCAAGGCGCTGGGCAAACGCACCGCCAAGTACCGCTGGTTTGCCGTCCTCTACCTCCTCgtgtgcttcctgcttctgccctcaCTGGTGTTTGGCATCTCCATGGCAGGCTGGCAGGCTATGGTCGGTGTGGGAGCACCCTTTGGGGCCCTGCTGGCCTTTGTGGTGCTCATTAATGTCCTGCAGAACCGAAGTCCTGGGCACCTGCCCAAGTGGCTGCAGACATGGGACTTCCTGCCCCGCTGGATGCACTCCTTGCAGCCCCTGGATGGCCTGATCACACGAGTCACCTTGTGCTACGCCAGGCCTGAGCCCCGTTCACCCCAACTTCCCCCCAGAGTCTTTCTGGAGGAGCTTCCCCCTGCCACACCCTCCCCGCGCCTCGCACTGCCTGCTCACCACAATGCCACCCGTCTCTAG
- the Pfn3 gene encoding profilin-3: protein MGDWKGYISAVLRDQRIDDVAIVGHSDNRCVWASRPGGLLAAISPQEVGVLTGPDRHTFLQTGLSVAGRRCCVIRDFLLAEGDGVLDARTKGLDGRAICVGHTPRALLVLMGRRGVHGGILNKTVHDLIGGLREQCS, encoded by the coding sequence ATGGGTGACTGGAAGGGCTACATCAGTGCGGTGCTGCGGGACCAGCGCATCGACGATGTGGCCATCGTGGGCCACTCGGACAATCGCTGTGTGTGGGCATCACGACCCGGGGGTCTGCTGGCGGCCATCTCCCCACAGGAGGTGGGTGTGCTCACCGGGCCAGATCGGCACACCTTTCTGCAGACGGGTCTGAGCGTGGCAGGCCGCCGCTGCTGCGTTATCCGTGACTTCCTGCTGGCCGAGGGCGACGGCGTACTGGATGCACGCACCAAGGGGCTGGACGGGCGTGCAATTTGCGTGGGCCACACACCGCGGGCACTCCTGGTGCTGATGGGCAGACGAGGCGTGCATGGAGGCATCCTTAACAAGACAGTGCACGACCTGATTGGTGGGCTGCGAGAGCAGTGCTCCTAG
- the F12 gene encoding coagulation factor XII has product MRALWFLGSLLMSLDLTLSAPPWKGPKEFKHGPEEPTVVLTVDGNLCHFPFLYHRRLHHRCIHKGGPGRSWCAITPNFDQDQQWGYCLEPKKVKDHCSKHNPCHKGGTCVNTPNGPHCLCPEHLTGKHCQREKCFEPQLLQFFHENEIWFRTGPTGVARCQCKGPGAHCKPLASQACNTNVCLNGGSCLQVEGHQLCHCPAGYTGPFCDLDSKATCYEDRGLSYRGKAGTTLSGAPCQRWASEATYRNMTAKQKLSRGLGHHAFCRNPDNDMRPWCYVWRDDRLTWDYCDLEQCQTPTKAPTRVPPERQDLPVPQPSTLQKPRPTSQAPPLSHALDAPPERQNHLARISSMGCGQRFLKRLSPLSRIVGGLVALPGSHPYIAALYWGDSFCAGSLIAPCWVLTAAHCLQNRPAPEELTVVLGQDRHNQSCEQCQTLAVRSYRLHEGFSSITYQHDLALLRLQETENNSCAIMSSYIQPVCLPSGAAPPSETVLCEVAGWGHQFEGAEEYSDFLQEAQVPFISQECCSNSDVHGDAILPGMLCAGFLEGGTDACQGDSGGPLVCGEGAAEQRLTLRGVVSWGSGCGDRNKPGVYTDVAYYLAWIQEHTAS; this is encoded by the exons ATGAGGGCTCTGTGGTTCCTGGGGTCCCTGCTGATGAGCCTGGATTTGACACTTTCG GCTCCACCATGGAAAGGACCTAAGGAATTCAAGCACGGCCCGGAGGAGCCCACTGTGG TTCTCACCGTCGATGGGAACCTTTGCCACTTTCCCTTCCTGTACCACCGCCGTCTGCACCATAGATGCATCCACAAAGGCGGGCCGGGCCGGTCCTG GTGTGCGATCACTCCTAACTTTGACCAGGACCAGCAGTGGGGATACTGCTTGGAGCCTAAGAAGGTGAAAG ACCATTGCAGCAAACACAACCCCTGCCACAAAGGAGGGACATGTGTGAACACCCCCAATGGCCCCCATTGTCTCTGCCCAGAACACCTTACTGGGAAGCATTGCCAGAGAG AGAAGTGCTTCGAGCCTCAGCTTCTCCAATTCTTCCACGAAAATGAGATATGGTTTAGAACGGGGCCAACAGGTGTGGCCAGGTGCCAATGCAAGGGTCCTGGGGCCCACTGCAAGCCGCTGGCCAGTCAGG CCTGCAACACCAATGTGTGCCTCAATGGGGGCAGCTGCCTCCAGGTGGAGGGTCACCAGCTGTGCCATTGTCCTGCGGGCTACACTGGACCTTTTTGCGACTTAG ATAGTAAGGCGACTTGCTACGAGGACAGGGGGCTCAGCTACCGGGGCAAGGCTGGAACCACTTTATCGGGGGCGCCGTGTCAGCGGTGGGCTTCGGAGGCCACCTACCGGAACATGACTGCGAAGCAAAAGCTAAGCCGGGGCCTGGGACACCATGCCTTCTGCCG GAATCCGGATAATGACATGCGCCCATGGTGCTACGTCTGGAGGGACGACAGGCTGACCTGGGACTATTGCGACCTGGAGCAGTGCCAGACACCAACCAAGGCACCTACTCGAGTTCCCCCTGAGCGTCAGGACCTGCCGGTGCCCCAGCCTTCCACACTGCAGAAGCCTCGGCCCACGTCCCAGGCTCCACCTCTATCCCACGCGCTAGATG CCCCGCCTGAGCGTCAGAATCATCTGGCCAGGATCAGCTCAATGGGCTGCGGACAGCGGTTCCTCAAGCGACTGTCCCCGCTCAGCCGCATAGTGGGCGGACTAGTGGCTCTGCCTGGGTCTCATCCGTACATCGCTGCGCTGTACTGGGGCGACAGCTTCTGCGCCGGCAGCCTCATCGCCCCCTGCTGGGTGCTGACCGCGGCTCACTGTCTGCAAAACCG GCCAGCGCCCGAGGAGCTGACGGTGGTGCTCGGTCAAGATCGCCATAACCAGAGCTGCGAGCAGTGCCAGACGCTGGCTGTGCGCTCCTACCGCCTTCATGAGGGATTCTCCTCCATCACCTACCAGCACGACTTGG CTCTGCTGCGCCTGCAGGAAACCGAAAACAACAGCTGCGCGATCATGTCGTCCTACATCCAGCCCGTGTGCTTGCCCAGCGGCGCGGCCCCACCCTCGGAGACAGTGCTCTGCGAGGTGGCCGGCTGGGGTCACCAGTTCGAGG GGGCGGAGGAATACTCTGACTTCCTGCAGGAGGCGCAGGTACCCTTCATCTCCCAGGAGTGCTGCTCCAACTCTGACGTGCATGGGGACGCCATCTTGCCCGGAATGCTTTGTGCTGGCTTCCTGGAGGGAGGCACCGACGCCTGCCAG GGTGACTCCGGGGGTCCTCTGGTATGTGGAGAAGGGGCTGCAGAGCAACGGCTCACCCTGCGAGGTGTCGTCAGCTGGGGCTCCGGCTGTGGTGACCGCAACAAGCCCGGAGTCTACACGGACGTAGCCTACTACCTGGCTTGGATCCAGGAGCACACCGCTTCCTAA